In Herbaspirillum seropedicae, a single window of DNA contains:
- a CDS encoding sodium:solute symporter family protein — translation MESNKDFFRRLCRYYGFYTLGFIAFLCVLAILEREGMPRTWIGYLFLFVTIGLYAGIGVVCRTSDVPEYYVAGRRVPPLFNGMATAADWISAATFISLAGGLYLQGFDGLAYILGWTGGYCLVALLIAPYLRKFGQYTIADFLAARYPGRPGSQGVNVIRILAVAATILISFTYVVAQIYGVGLITSRFTGIDFSIGIFLGLASILVCSFLGGMRAITWTQVAQYIIILLAYLIPVIWLSAKHTTVPVPPVAYGAVLPKLSAIEQRLEDDPKEKEIRKIFQARADDYERKLRNLPQSWVDGRLEAHTNADQVRRDNHASLAEIKAASRALSSYPKSPEEAERKWTEARAANLARAQPPVSQTEPFPGRDQESSDIKRNNFLALVFCLMLGTAALPHILMRYYTTPTVAGARTSVFWTLFFIMLIYLTVPALTVLVKYDIYTSLVGSSYSHLPDWVYYWANMDKLNPLVSITDLNRDGLVQLGEISMDGDIIVLAMPEIAGLPYFVSGLVAAGGLAAALSTADGLLLTISNALSHDVYYKVVDPSASTQKRVTISKLLLLVVALLAAYAASLKPGDILSMVGAAFSLAASTLFPALVLGVFWKRANQAGAIAGILCGFLMCVYYMLHTNPSFGGSAAGQWFHIAPISAGIFGVPVGMAAMVIVSLLTPPPDEATIALIDHIRTP, via the coding sequence ATGGAGAGTAACAAGGACTTCTTCCGGCGCCTGTGCCGCTACTACGGGTTCTACACGCTGGGCTTCATCGCCTTCCTGTGCGTGCTGGCCATCCTGGAACGCGAGGGCATGCCGCGCACCTGGATCGGCTACCTGTTCCTGTTCGTCACCATCGGCCTGTACGCCGGCATCGGCGTGGTCTGCCGCACCTCCGACGTGCCCGAATACTATGTCGCCGGTCGGCGCGTGCCGCCGCTCTTCAACGGCATGGCCACTGCCGCCGACTGGATCTCGGCGGCGACCTTCATCAGCCTGGCCGGCGGCCTCTACCTGCAAGGCTTCGACGGCCTGGCCTACATCCTCGGCTGGACCGGCGGCTATTGCCTGGTGGCGCTGCTGATCGCCCCCTACCTGCGCAAGTTCGGCCAGTACACCATCGCCGATTTCCTCGCCGCGCGCTATCCGGGCCGGCCGGGCAGCCAGGGCGTCAACGTCATCCGCATCCTCGCCGTGGCCGCCACCATCCTGATCTCCTTCACCTACGTGGTGGCGCAGATCTATGGCGTGGGCCTGATCACGTCGCGCTTCACCGGCATCGATTTTTCCATCGGCATCTTCCTGGGACTGGCCAGCATCCTGGTGTGCTCCTTCCTGGGGGGCATGCGCGCCATCACCTGGACCCAGGTCGCGCAGTACATCATCATCCTGCTGGCCTACCTGATCCCGGTGATCTGGCTCTCGGCCAAGCACACCACGGTGCCGGTGCCGCCGGTGGCCTATGGTGCGGTGCTGCCCAAGCTCAGCGCCATCGAGCAGCGGCTGGAGGATGATCCCAAGGAAAAGGAAATCCGCAAGATCTTCCAGGCGCGCGCCGACGACTATGAGCGCAAGCTCAGGAACCTGCCGCAATCCTGGGTCGATGGCCGTCTCGAAGCGCACACCAACGCCGACCAGGTCCGCCGCGACAACCACGCCTCCCTGGCCGAGATCAAGGCCGCCAGCCGGGCGCTGTCGTCCTATCCCAAGTCCCCCGAGGAAGCCGAACGCAAATGGACCGAAGCGCGCGCGGCCAACCTGGCGCGCGCCCAACCGCCGGTCTCGCAGACCGAACCCTTCCCCGGGCGCGACCAGGAGAGTTCGGACATCAAGCGCAACAATTTCCTGGCGCTGGTGTTCTGCCTCATGCTCGGCACGGCCGCCCTGCCGCACATCCTGATGCGCTACTACACCACGCCCACCGTGGCCGGGGCGCGCACCTCGGTATTCTGGACCCTGTTCTTCATCATGCTGATCTACCTCACCGTGCCGGCCCTGACCGTGCTGGTGAAGTACGACATCTACACCTCGCTGGTGGGCAGCAGCTACAGCCACCTGCCCGACTGGGTGTACTACTGGGCCAACATGGACAAGCTCAATCCGCTGGTCTCCATCACCGACCTGAACCGCGACGGCCTGGTGCAGCTGGGCGAGATTTCCATGGATGGCGACATCATCGTGCTGGCCATGCCGGAGATCGCCGGCCTGCCCTATTTCGTCTCCGGGCTGGTGGCCGCTGGCGGCCTGGCGGCGGCGCTGTCCACCGCGGATGGGCTGTTGCTGACCATCTCCAATGCGCTCTCGCATGACGTGTACTACAAGGTGGTCGATCCCAGCGCGTCCACGCAGAAGCGCGTGACCATTTCCAAGCTGCTGTTGCTGGTGGTGGCGCTGCTGGCGGCCTATGCGGCCTCGCTCAAGCCGGGCGACATCCTCTCGATGGTGGGCGCGGCCTTCTCATTGGCCGCTTCGACACTCTTCCCGGCGCTGGTGCTCGGTGTGTTCTGGAAGCGCGCCAACCAGGCCGGCGCGATTGCCGGGATCCTCTGCGGCTTCCTGATGTGCGTGTACTACATGCTGCACACCAATCCCTCCTTCGGCGGCAGCGCAGCGGGCCAGTGGTTCCACATCGCGCCGATCTCCGCGGGCATCTTCGGTGTGCCGGTGGGGATGGCCGCGATGGTGATCGTGAGCCTGCTCACGCCGCCGCCCGATGAAGCGACCATTGCGCTGATCGATCACATCCGCACGCCCTGA
- a CDS encoding DUF4212 domain-containing protein translates to MDHGALPSDPGNQWHRTRRMTAWLLALWFLATFFFIYFARELDRVHLFGWPISFYMAAQGMMLIYLAIVVIYLRRMRRIEQLVRREQGESGNGE, encoded by the coding sequence ATGGACCACGGCGCCCTCCCCTCCGACCCTGGCAACCAATGGCACCGCACGCGCCGCATGACGGCCTGGCTGCTGGCGCTGTGGTTCCTGGCCACGTTCTTCTTCATCTATTTCGCCCGCGAGCTGGACCGGGTCCACCTGTTCGGCTGGCCGATCTCCTTCTACATGGCCGCGCAAGGGATGATGCTGATCTACCTGGCCATCGTGGTCATCTACCTGCGCCGCATGCGGCGCATCGAACAGCTGGTGCGGCGGGAACAAGGCGAGAGCGGCAATGGAGAGTAA